The following coding sequences are from one Wenzhouxiangella sp. AB-CW3 window:
- a CDS encoding outer membrane lipoprotein-sorting protein translates to MKTFSQIAVAGLMLVGMGAVSADTPDVMEIVERANQASYYAGEDGRSEARMRIIDGRGREQVRQFTLLRRNGEDGRQDYLVVFSRPADVRGTVFLVDKNPGGDDDRWLYLPGLDLVRRIAPGDKRTSFVGSHMYYEDVSGRHLEDDEHELIETTDEHYVIRSTPKDPGSVEFAAFNTWVDRETWLPMKAEYERDDGEIYRRMEVLEVEEIDGYPTGTRMRMDDLDEGGHTLVEFRFSRYDLGIPADVFSERSLRNPPRRWLQRD, encoded by the coding sequence ATGAAGACATTTAGCCAAATTGCTGTTGCCGGCCTGATGCTTGTTGGCATGGGCGCGGTTTCGGCCGACACGCCGGATGTGATGGAGATTGTCGAGCGGGCCAACCAGGCGTCGTATTACGCCGGTGAGGACGGCCGCTCGGAGGCGCGCATGCGCATCATCGACGGGCGCGGACGCGAGCAGGTGCGTCAGTTCACGCTGCTGAGAAGAAACGGCGAGGACGGTCGCCAGGACTACCTGGTGGTGTTCTCCCGGCCCGCGGACGTGCGCGGCACCGTGTTCCTGGTCGACAAGAACCCCGGCGGCGACGATGACCGCTGGCTGTACCTGCCGGGCCTGGACCTGGTCCGCCGCATCGCCCCGGGCGACAAGCGCACCAGCTTCGTGGGCTCGCACATGTATTACGAGGACGTCTCCGGACGTCACCTCGAAGACGATGAACACGAACTCATCGAAACCACCGACGAGCACTACGTGATCCGCTCGACTCCGAAAGATCCCGGCAGCGTGGAGTTCGCCGCCTTCAATACCTGGGTCGATCGCGAGACCTGGCTGCCGATGAAGGCCGAGTACGAGCGTGACGACGGCGAGATCTATCGCCGCATGGAAGTGCTGGAAGTCGAGGAAATCGACGGCTATCCCACCGGCACGCGCATGCGCATGGACGACCTGGACGAAGGCGGCCACACCCTGGTCGAGTTCCGCTTCAGCCGCTACGACCTGGGCATCCCGGCCGACGTATTCAGCGAACGCTCGCTCAGGAACCCGCCGCGCCGCTGGTTGCAAAGGGACTAA
- a CDS encoding ArsR/SmtB family transcription factor, with product MTRERASRAAAMLRALGNPNRLMVLCSLVEGEQSVGALNERVPLSQSALSQHLAKLREEGLVATRRESQTIYYRISDPVVYELIETLYGRYCAREEG from the coding sequence ATGACCCGCGAACGGGCCTCCCGCGCGGCGGCCATGTTGCGGGCGCTGGGCAACCCCAACCGGCTGATGGTGCTGTGCAGTCTGGTCGAGGGGGAACAGTCGGTCGGCGCGCTCAACGAACGCGTCCCCCTGAGCCAGTCCGCCCTGTCGCAGCACCTGGCCAAGCTGCGCGAGGAAGGCCTGGTCGCCACCCGGCGCGAATCGCAGACCATCTATTACCGTATCTCCGATCCGGTGGTCTACGAGTTGATCGAAACCCTGTACGGTCGCTATTGCGCCCGGGAAGAGGGATAG
- a CDS encoding DUF2892 domain-containing protein: MNIDRIIFAFAGLMILLSLALSQLHSVHWLWLTAFVGLNMFQAAFTGFCPLAKVLAKLGRKPGPAFSS; this comes from the coding sequence ATGAACATCGACCGCATCATTTTCGCCTTTGCCGGCCTGATGATCCTGCTCAGCCTGGCACTCTCGCAGTTGCACAGCGTGCATTGGCTGTGGCTGACCGCGTTTGTCGGTCTCAACATGTTCCAGGCTGCATTCACCGGCTTCTGCCCGCTGGCCAAGGTGCTGGCGAAACTGGGGCGCAAGCCGGGACCGGCATTCAGTAGCTGA
- a CDS encoding DsrE family protein encodes MKRFTAILIGLTLAVLLSANAQADQHGDDKRLFVSVTGSAAQDRAMPLVLANQALDQGAQVRVLLCGAGGEIAVADHELDALAPRGLTPRDLLNRLIQHEVTVEVCAIFLPNTDYTEDDLIDGVGVANPGDVAAWMMAPGTRLFSN; translated from the coding sequence ATGAAGAGATTCACCGCGATACTGATCGGCCTGACCCTGGCCGTGCTGCTATCGGCCAATGCCCAGGCCGACCAGCATGGTGACGACAAGCGTCTGTTCGTATCCGTGACCGGCAGCGCCGCCCAGGATCGCGCCATGCCGCTGGTGCTGGCCAACCAGGCACTGGATCAGGGCGCACAAGTGCGCGTGCTGCTGTGCGGCGCCGGCGGCGAGATTGCCGTGGCCGATCACGAGCTTGACGCCCTGGCCCCTCGCGGCCTCACCCCGCGCGATCTGCTCAACCGGTTGATCCAGCACGAGGTCACCGTCGAGGTCTGCGCCATCTTTTTGCCGAATACCGACTACACCGAGGATGACCTGATCGACGGTGTCGGTGTTGCCAACCCCGGCGACGTGGCCGCCTGGATGATGGCACCGGGCACACGGCTGTTCAGCAACTAG
- a CDS encoding GAF domain-containing protein, whose amino-acid sequence MRQEIRSISRVLKEIQSDGFESLGFYGLTGRVAQVLGASGAAVLVIDPEDQNCVQARALLMDGQPINDFCYDCRNTPCEIVVGGRDCVVTHDVQRRFPKDRMLVDLGLSGYAGVPLRSPDGRIIGLIAAFFRKPVADGELILEILRTVASFVGSRLADRISR is encoded by the coding sequence ATGCGGCAGGAGATTCGATCGATCAGCAGGGTTCTGAAGGAAATTCAGTCAGATGGGTTCGAGTCCCTGGGGTTTTACGGGTTGACCGGGCGGGTTGCCCAAGTACTGGGTGCCAGCGGAGCGGCTGTGCTGGTGATCGACCCGGAGGATCAGAATTGTGTGCAGGCAAGGGCACTGCTGATGGATGGTCAGCCCATCAACGATTTCTGTTACGACTGTCGAAACACACCCTGTGAAATCGTGGTTGGTGGCAGAGATTGTGTCGTCACCCATGATGTGCAACGTCGCTTTCCGAAAGACCGGATGCTGGTCGATCTTGGCCTTTCCGGCTACGCGGGCGTGCCTTTGCGATCGCCCGATGGGAGAATCATCGGGCTGATCGCTGCTTTTTTTCGCAAGCCTGTCGCTGACGGCGAATTGATACTCGAAATTCTCAGGACCGTCGCATCTTTTGTCGGATCCAGGCTGGCTGATCGGATTTCCCGCTAG
- a CDS encoding Glu/Leu/Phe/Val dehydrogenase — protein sequence MNLFETIHSTEHEQVIFCHNKEAGLKGIIAIHDTTLGPALGGMRMWPYATEQEALDDVLRLSRGMTYKASVAGLNLGGGKAVIIGDPRKDKSEALFRAFGRFIDSLHGRYITAEDVGIDVNDMEYVFQETDNAVGVHQVHGGSGDPSPFTAFGTLQGIRASLQKQFGDERIGDYSFAVQGVGHVGLELVKLLRNEGAKVFVCDINEESVQTAVDLGCEAVGTEDIYDVDADVFSPTALGAVVNEQTLPRFKFKIVCGAANNQLATEECGDELEKRGIIYAPDYAVNAGGLMNVSIEFEGYNRERAKRMTRAIYYNVSKIFQIAERDGIPTWKAADRMAAERIATVGKLKLPFMGRPHRFPGRERGNH from the coding sequence ATGAATCTTTTCGAAACCATCCACTCGACCGAGCACGAGCAGGTCATCTTCTGCCACAACAAGGAAGCCGGCCTGAAGGGCATCATTGCCATTCACGACACCACACTCGGTCCCGCTCTGGGTGGCATGCGGATGTGGCCCTATGCCACCGAGCAGGAAGCCCTTGACGATGTGCTGCGGCTGTCACGCGGCATGACCTACAAGGCCTCTGTTGCCGGCCTCAACCTCGGCGGCGGCAAGGCCGTGATCATCGGCGACCCGCGCAAGGACAAGTCCGAAGCCCTGTTCCGTGCCTTTGGCCGCTTCATCGATTCCCTGCATGGCCGCTACATCACCGCGGAAGACGTCGGCATTGACGTCAACGACATGGAGTACGTGTTCCAGGAAACCGATAACGCCGTCGGCGTACACCAGGTGCATGGCGGATCCGGCGACCCCTCACCATTTACCGCATTCGGCACGCTGCAGGGCATTCGTGCCAGTCTGCAAAAGCAGTTCGGCGACGAGCGGATTGGGGATTACAGCTTTGCCGTTCAGGGTGTCGGCCATGTCGGCCTCGAACTGGTCAAGCTGCTGCGCAACGAAGGCGCCAAGGTGTTTGTCTGTGACATCAATGAAGAATCGGTTCAGACCGCCGTCGACCTGGGCTGTGAGGCCGTTGGCACCGAGGACATTTATGACGTCGATGCCGATGTGTTCTCGCCGACCGCGCTGGGCGCGGTGGTCAACGAACAGACCCTGCCTCGCTTCAAGTTCAAGATCGTTTGTGGCGCGGCTAATAACCAGCTTGCTACCGAGGAATGCGGCGACGAACTGGAAAAGCGCGGCATCATCTATGCGCCCGACTACGCGGTCAACGCTGGCGGTCTGATGAATGTCTCCATCGAGTTCGAAGGCTACAATCGCGAACGCGCCAAGCGCATGACCCGGGCCATTTACTACAACGTCTCGAAGATCTTCCAGATCGCCGAGCGGGATGGCATCCCCACCTGGAAGGCAGCCGATCGCATGGCCGCCGAGCGAATTGCCACGGTCGGCAAACTCAAGCTGCCGTTCATGGGGCGTCCGCACCGCTTCCCGGGCCGCGAACGCGGAAACCATTAA
- a CDS encoding isovaleryl-CoA dehydrogenase: protein MKLSEDIELLRETTRRFAEEAIAPRAEEIDQSNEFPQELWAELGEMGLLGITIPAEYGGSDMGYLAHLVAMEEISRASASVGLSYGAHSNLCLDNLCRNGSEEQRQKYVPKLVSGEWKGALAMSEPGAGSDVVGSMACRAEKKGDAWVANGSKMWITNGPECDLALVYMRTAGKDAGSRCMTAFLVEKDMPGFRKAQKLDKLGMRGSNTCELVFEDCEIPQENVLGEVNEGVKILMSGLNSERLVLSGGPIGIMQAAMDQVLPYIRERKQFGRTLSDFGLMQAKVGDLYTALQSSRGFAYSVAADYDAGERSRIDPAACLLHSSTSAVQVALEAIQALGGNGYINEYPTGRLLRDAKLYDIGAGTNEIRRMLIGRELAEGRA, encoded by the coding sequence ATGAAGCTTTCCGAAGATATCGAGCTGCTGCGTGAGACGACCCGGCGCTTTGCCGAGGAGGCGATCGCGCCGCGTGCCGAGGAGATCGACCAGTCCAACGAGTTCCCGCAGGAGCTGTGGGCCGAGCTGGGCGAGATGGGCTTGCTGGGCATTACCATCCCGGCCGAATATGGCGGCTCGGACATGGGGTACCTGGCCCACCTGGTCGCCATGGAGGAGATTTCCCGGGCTTCGGCCTCGGTGGGGCTGTCCTATGGCGCCCATTCCAACCTGTGTCTAGACAATCTGTGTCGCAACGGCAGCGAGGAGCAGCGTCAAAAGTACGTGCCCAAGCTGGTCTCGGGCGAATGGAAGGGTGCCCTGGCCATGAGCGAGCCCGGTGCCGGTTCCGACGTGGTCGGCTCGATGGCCTGCCGGGCCGAGAAGAAGGGTGATGCATGGGTCGCCAACGGCTCGAAGATGTGGATCACCAACGGCCCGGAGTGCGATCTCGCCCTGGTCTACATGCGCACTGCAGGCAAGGATGCCGGCAGCCGCTGCATGACTGCCTTTCTGGTGGAAAAGGACATGCCGGGCTTCCGCAAGGCGCAAAAGCTCGACAAACTGGGCATGCGCGGCTCCAACACCTGTGAGCTGGTGTTCGAGGACTGCGAGATCCCCCAGGAGAACGTACTCGGCGAGGTCAACGAAGGCGTAAAGATCCTGATGTCAGGCCTCAACTCCGAACGCCTGGTGCTCTCCGGCGGGCCCATCGGCATCATGCAGGCGGCCATGGACCAGGTGCTGCCTTACATACGCGAACGCAAGCAGTTCGGTCGCACGTTGTCGGACTTCGGTCTGATGCAGGCCAAGGTCGGCGACCTCTACACCGCCCTGCAATCCTCGCGCGGCTTTGCCTACAGCGTTGCCGCCGACTACGACGCCGGCGAGCGCTCGCGCATCGACCCGGCCGCCTGCCTGCTGCATTCCTCGACCAGCGCCGTCCAGGTGGCCCTGGAAGCCATCCAGGCACTGGGCGGCAACGGCTACATCAACGAATACCCCACCGGCCGCCTGCTCAGGGACGCCAAACTCTACGACATCGGCGCCGGCACCAACGAAATCCGCCGCATGCTGATCGGGCGGGAGTTGGCTGAGGGGCGCGCTTAG
- a CDS encoding SLC13 family permease, with amino-acid sequence MTPNQITIVVILVVTMAMFIWGRWRHDMVAAGALLACVFFGLVPGAEAFEGFGHPAVITVACILILSRGLQTSGAVDILTDRLLPAHASAWVSTIALVILAGVLSAFMNNVGALALLMPVAIMMAQRHGLAPGQVLMPLAFGSILGGMTTLIGTPPNLIVSGFRAEAGLDSFAMFDFTPVGIVVAAAGIAFVLTAGRWLIPVRKRADVEDFDTGAYLTEVRVPPESRAVGMTVNRAEQAIEDSESQIVALIRGEHRMDAPRGNRKIRADDLLVIEAEPRSLVSALNSLGMRLEEDKPKTAPVTSAAADDLMKSPPANDNKDEEESQQQEDGNGEDVQGKERNSEEIALLEVVVLPTSSIIGRSARALRLRTHHGINLLAVSRQGSRTVARLRTLRFRPSDVLLVQGPLDTLQEWAVNSGCVPLADRSLRLPRRREAAIAGIIMLAAVVGAAFGLLPAAITFAAGVVAAMATRVVPPRKVYEAVDWPVIVLLGALIPVAGAMETTGTADLLAGLLLDHAAAGSAIIAIALLLIVTMTLSDFMNNAATAAVMCPIAISAARSLEASPDPFLMAVAVGASCAFLTPIGHQNNTLILGPGGFRFGDYWRLGLPLEVIVVAVGVPMILLVWPL; translated from the coding sequence ATGACTCCCAACCAAATCACCATCGTCGTCATTCTCGTCGTCACCATGGCGATGTTCATCTGGGGGCGCTGGCGGCATGACATGGTGGCCGCCGGTGCGCTTCTGGCCTGTGTGTTCTTCGGGCTGGTGCCGGGCGCCGAGGCCTTTGAAGGCTTTGGGCACCCTGCGGTCATCACCGTGGCCTGCATCCTGATTCTCAGCCGGGGGCTGCAGACCTCCGGCGCGGTCGATATCCTTACCGATCGCCTGTTGCCCGCCCATGCCAGCGCCTGGGTCAGCACTATCGCTCTGGTCATCCTGGCCGGGGTGCTTTCGGCCTTCATGAACAATGTCGGCGCGCTGGCCCTGCTCATGCCGGTGGCCATCATGATGGCGCAGCGGCATGGCCTGGCGCCCGGGCAGGTGCTGATGCCGCTGGCTTTCGGCTCCATCCTCGGCGGCATGACCACCCTGATCGGCACTCCGCCTAACCTGATCGTTTCAGGATTTCGCGCCGAAGCCGGACTGGACTCGTTTGCCATGTTCGACTTCACCCCGGTGGGGATCGTCGTGGCCGCCGCCGGCATCGCCTTCGTTCTGACCGCGGGCCGCTGGCTGATTCCCGTGCGCAAGCGTGCCGATGTCGAGGATTTCGATACCGGCGCGTACCTCACCGAGGTCAGAGTCCCTCCCGAATCCCGCGCCGTGGGCATGACGGTGAACCGAGCCGAGCAGGCCATCGAGGATTCGGAGTCTCAGATCGTGGCCCTGATCCGCGGCGAGCATCGCATGGATGCGCCGCGCGGCAACCGCAAGATCCGCGCCGACGACCTGCTGGTCATCGAGGCCGAACCGCGCTCGCTGGTGAGTGCGCTCAATAGTCTTGGCATGCGTCTGGAAGAGGACAAGCCGAAAACGGCCCCGGTTACTTCCGCCGCAGCCGATGACTTGATGAAAAGCCCGCCCGCGAATGACAACAAGGATGAGGAAGAAAGCCAGCAGCAAGAAGACGGCAACGGAGAGGACGTCCAGGGAAAAGAGCGAAACTCGGAAGAAATCGCCTTGCTCGAGGTTGTCGTTCTGCCAACCTCCAGCATTATCGGCCGTTCGGCTCGCGCCCTGCGCCTGCGCACACATCACGGCATCAATCTCCTGGCTGTCTCCCGGCAGGGCAGCCGAACGGTCGCCCGATTGCGGACGCTGCGCTTTCGGCCCAGCGACGTGCTGCTGGTGCAGGGGCCACTCGACACGCTGCAGGAGTGGGCCGTCAACAGCGGCTGTGTGCCGCTGGCCGACCGGTCCCTGCGACTGCCACGCCGCCGCGAGGCGGCCATTGCCGGCATCATCATGCTGGCCGCGGTTGTCGGTGCCGCCTTCGGTCTGTTGCCGGCCGCCATTACCTTTGCCGCCGGCGTGGTCGCGGCCATGGCCACGCGCGTGGTGCCCCCGCGCAAGGTCTATGAAGCCGTGGATTGGCCGGTCATCGTACTGCTCGGTGCGCTCATCCCGGTCGCCGGCGCCATGGAGACCACCGGAACGGCAGACCTGCTTGCGGGCTTGCTGCTCGACCATGCAGCCGCGGGCAGCGCCATCATCGCCATTGCCCTGCTGTTGATCGTGACCATGACCCTGTCGGACTTCATGAACAACGCGGCCACGGCCGCGGTCATGTGCCCGATCGCCATCAGCGCCGCACGCAGTCTGGAAGCCAGCCCCGACCCATTCCTGATGGCCGTCGCAGTCGGCGCCTCCTGCGCCTTCCTCACCCCCATCGGCCACCAGAACAACACCCTCATACTCGGCCCCGGCGGCTTCCGCTTCGGCGACTACTGGCGCCTGGGCCTGCCGCTGGAAGTCATCGTCGTGGCCGTGGGTGTGCCGATGATATTGCTGGTCTGGCCGTTGTGA
- a CDS encoding acetyl-CoA C-acyltransferase: MTESIVIVSARRTAIGSFQGQFAPVKSPELGAAAIRAAVADAGVSGEDVSEVIMGCVLPAGVGQAPARQATLGADLPTSTGCTTINKVCGSGMKAVMQGHDALLAGSADVVVAGGMESMTNAPFMADRGLRMGHAKFLDHMFFDGLQNPYDGQMMGQFGEQCVAKYGFTREEQDDFSKASIERAMTALDNGAFSDEIAPVTVRTRKGEVEITSDEEPAKCNIEKMPKLRPAFAKDGTITAASSSKISDGAAAMVLMRASETDSRNIQPLARIVAHATHSQEPEWFTTAPVGAISKVLDKASWQASDVDLFEINEAFATVTMAAMKELDLPHEKVNVNGGACALGHPIGASGARILVTLIHALKSRGGKRGVASLCIGGGEATAIAIELT; encoded by the coding sequence ATGACCGAATCCATCGTCATTGTTTCCGCTCGCCGTACCGCCATCGGCTCGTTCCAGGGGCAGTTTGCTCCGGTCAAGTCGCCCGAGCTGGGTGCAGCCGCCATTCGAGCTGCCGTCGCCGATGCCGGAGTCTCCGGCGAAGACGTCTCCGAAGTGATCATGGGCTGTGTGCTGCCAGCCGGGGTCGGCCAGGCACCGGCACGTCAGGCGACATTGGGCGCCGACCTGCCTACCAGCACAGGCTGCACCACCATCAACAAGGTCTGTGGCTCGGGCATGAAGGCGGTCATGCAGGGGCATGACGCCCTGCTGGCCGGTTCAGCGGATGTCGTCGTGGCCGGTGGCATGGAATCGATGACCAATGCGCCTTTCATGGCTGATCGTGGCCTGCGCATGGGGCACGCCAAGTTCCTCGATCATATGTTCTTCGACGGCCTTCAGAACCCCTACGACGGGCAGATGATGGGTCAGTTCGGCGAGCAATGCGTGGCCAAGTACGGTTTCACCCGCGAAGAGCAGGATGATTTCTCGAAGGCATCGATCGAACGCGCCATGACCGCGCTCGACAACGGCGCCTTCAGCGATGAAATCGCGCCGGTAACCGTGCGAACCCGCAAGGGTGAAGTCGAAATCACCAGCGATGAAGAACCGGCCAAGTGCAATATCGAGAAAATGCCCAAACTACGCCCGGCATTCGCCAAGGACGGCACCATCACCGCGGCCAGTTCGTCGAAGATTTCCGATGGCGCTGCCGCCATGGTGCTGATGCGCGCCTCCGAAACCGACAGTCGCAACATCCAGCCGCTGGCACGCATTGTCGCCCACGCCACCCATTCGCAGGAACCGGAGTGGTTTACCACCGCCCCGGTCGGTGCTATCTCAAAGGTGCTGGACAAGGCCAGCTGGCAAGCTTCGGATGTCGATCTGTTCGAAATCAACGAGGCTTTCGCCACCGTTACCATGGCGGCGATGAAGGAACTCGACCTGCCGCATGAAAAGGTCAATGTCAACGGCGGCGCCTGCGCACTCGGCCACCCCATTGGCGCCAGCGGCGCACGTATTCTCGTTACCCTGATTCATGCGCTGAAGTCGCGTGGTGGCAAGCGCGGCGTTGCCAGCCTGTGCATTGGCGGCGGCGAAGCAACCGCCATTGCCATCGAGCTGACCTGA
- a CDS encoding hydroxymethylglutaryl-CoA lyase, translating into MTDHVTIVEVGPRDGLQNEPYTIPTEVKVELIQRLAGCGLGVVEATSFVAAPAIPQLADAEEVFGRIERRQGARYPVLVPNLKGYERARAVGVEEIAVFTAASEAFNRKNINCSIAESLERFAPVLEQARSDRVRVRGYVSTVLGCPYQGEVPVGEVVRVAEALHAAGCAEISLGDTIGVGTPVKARAMLQAVAESIPVDQLAVHFHDTYGQALANIFACLEDGVRVVDSSVAGLGGCPYARGATGNVATEDVVFMLDGMGMNSGVDLESLARTGDWIAGELGRPRSRAGQAILKRN; encoded by the coding sequence ATGACCGATCACGTCACCATAGTCGAGGTCGGACCACGCGACGGACTTCAGAACGAGCCTTACACGATCCCGACCGAGGTCAAGGTCGAGTTGATCCAGCGTCTGGCCGGCTGCGGCCTGGGCGTGGTCGAGGCCACGAGTTTCGTCGCTGCTCCGGCCATTCCGCAACTGGCCGATGCCGAAGAGGTCTTTGGCAGGATCGAGCGTCGCCAGGGAGCACGCTATCCGGTGCTGGTACCCAACCTCAAGGGCTACGAGCGTGCGCGTGCCGTAGGTGTGGAGGAGATCGCGGTGTTCACGGCCGCCTCCGAGGCCTTCAATCGCAAGAACATCAACTGTTCGATTGCCGAGTCGCTGGAGCGTTTCGCCCCCGTGCTCGAGCAGGCCAGGTCTGACCGGGTGCGTGTGCGCGGATACGTCTCCACCGTGCTTGGCTGCCCCTACCAGGGCGAAGTGCCTGTCGGCGAGGTCGTGCGCGTGGCCGAAGCACTGCACGCGGCCGGTTGTGCCGAGATATCTCTGGGCGATACCATCGGCGTGGGCACGCCAGTAAAGGCCCGGGCGATGTTGCAGGCAGTGGCTGAATCGATTCCTGTCGATCAGCTGGCGGTTCATTTTCACGACACCTACGGACAGGCGCTGGCCAATATCTTTGCCTGTCTCGAGGATGGCGTGAGGGTGGTAGATTCCTCGGTGGCCGGGCTGGGCGGTTGCCCGTATGCCCGCGGCGCCACGGGGAACGTTGCCACCGAGGATGTTGTCTTCATGCTCGACGGCATGGGGATGAACTCCGGGGTCGATCTCGAATCACTGGCCCGAACCGGCGACTGGATTGCCGGCGAACTTGGTCGGCCACGCTCACGCGCGGGACAGGCCATACTCAAACGCAACTGA
- a CDS encoding ABC transporter ATP-binding protein, translated as MSGTEAAIELRDVTVRLGGRTILEQLNLAIPAGKVTAVMGPSGAGKTTVLRLITGQIRPDSGSVSVGKTHVDQLHGKALNRFRREIGVLLQNGALFTDLTCFDNVALPLREHTELPETLIRRLVLLKLQMVGLRGAAELFPRELSGGMNRRVATARAMALDPSIMLYDEPFAGLDPISLGVSLRLIRDINHALGITSVVITHDVDQVASLADQCAIIADRQVMAAGSPSQLAESDNPLVRQFMQGLPDGPVPFHYPASDLSDDLLAVEHNR; from the coding sequence ATGAGCGGGACCGAAGCGGCCATTGAACTGCGCGATGTCACCGTGCGGCTGGGCGGACGCACCATACTGGAGCAGCTCAACCTCGCCATTCCAGCCGGCAAGGTGACCGCCGTCATGGGGCCCAGCGGCGCCGGAAAGACCACGGTGCTGCGGCTGATCACCGGCCAGATCCGCCCCGACTCCGGGTCAGTCAGCGTGGGCAAGACGCATGTCGACCAGCTTCACGGCAAGGCGCTCAACCGCTTCCGGCGCGAAATCGGCGTGCTGTTACAGAATGGCGCCCTGTTTACCGATCTGACCTGCTTCGACAACGTCGCCTTGCCGCTGCGCGAGCATACCGAGCTGCCGGAAACGCTGATCCGTCGTCTGGTGCTTCTGAAGTTGCAGATGGTCGGCCTGCGCGGCGCCGCCGAACTGTTCCCGCGCGAACTGTCCGGCGGCATGAATCGGCGCGTTGCCACGGCCAGGGCCATGGCGCTCGATCCGTCCATCATGCTCTACGACGAGCCTTTTGCCGGACTCGACCCCATCTCCCTGGGTGTGTCACTGCGCCTGATCCGGGATATCAATCATGCACTGGGAATCACCAGCGTAGTGATCACCCATGACGTGGATCAGGTCGCCAGCCTGGCCGACCAGTGCGCCATCATTGCCGATCGTCAGGTCATGGCCGCGGGTTCACCATCACAACTGGCCGAGAGTGACAACCCTCTGGTGCGGCAGTTCATGCAGGGGCTGCCGGATGGGCCTGTGCCGTTCCACTACCCGGCCAGCGACCTGTCCGACGACCTGCTCGCCGTGGAGCACAACCGATGA
- a CDS encoding MlaE family lipid ABC transporter permease subunit — MNPNSTGHRLFEQPLRELGRALLFLLTAISRMRLTRLQFSETLRQIYFAGVRSLVIIVTCGFFVGLVLTLQTYDTLTRFGAGDAVSTVLALSLFRELGPVLTALLFAGRAGTSITAEIGLMRATEQLDALDLMAIDPMERIVQPRLIAGLIAVPALVLIFNVTAIVGGVFFAVFLMGNDPVTFWSNMQASVELGRDFLGGMVKAVAFGFVAAWLAVWFGWSARPTSEGVALATTQTVIATAITVLVLDFVLSAFML, encoded by the coding sequence ATGAACCCGAATTCCACCGGCCACCGCTTGTTCGAGCAGCCCTTGCGCGAACTGGGCCGGGCCCTGCTGTTCCTGTTAACGGCCATCTCGCGCATGCGCCTGACCCGACTGCAATTCTCCGAGACCCTGCGCCAGATTTATTTTGCCGGGGTACGCTCCCTGGTCATCATTGTTACCTGCGGATTCTTCGTCGGCCTGGTGCTGACGCTTCAGACCTACGACACCCTCACCCGCTTCGGCGCCGGTGATGCCGTCAGTACAGTCTTGGCTCTTTCCCTGTTCCGAGAGCTCGGGCCGGTACTTACGGCGCTGTTGTTCGCCGGACGCGCCGGCACATCGATCACGGCCGAGATCGGCCTGATGCGGGCGACCGAACAGCTCGATGCGCTCGACCTGATGGCCATCGACCCCATGGAACGAATCGTCCAGCCGCGCCTGATTGCCGGCCTGATCGCGGTTCCGGCACTGGTGCTGATTTTCAATGTCACCGCCATTGTCGGCGGCGTGTTCTTTGCCGTGTTCCTCATGGGCAACGACCCGGTGACTTTCTGGTCGAACATGCAGGCATCGGTTGAGCTGGGCCGCGACTTCCTGGGCGGCATGGTCAAGGCCGTTGCCTTCGGCTTTGTGGCCGCATGGCTGGCAGTCTGGTTTGGCTGGTCTGCCCGCCCGACCAGCGAGGGTGTCGCCCTGGCAACTACTCAGACGGTCATCGCCACGGCGATCACCGTACTCGTACTCGACTTTGTCCTCTCGGCTTTCATGCTCTGA
- the mlaD gene encoding outer membrane lipid asymmetry maintenance protein MlaD, which produces MKSSHQIELTAGLFLLLAIAALVFLAMQATDRGVASGPTYEISASFSNVGGLKPRAKVSMGGVTIGMVESIGLDPDTFDARVVMRISERYDNLPEDTSAAILTAGILGDQYVGLEPGGSPESLRDGDKIMITNSAVVLEQLIGRYLFNTDGDEQ; this is translated from the coding sequence ATGAAATCATCTCACCAGATCGAACTGACAGCCGGCCTGTTTCTGCTGCTGGCCATTGCCGCACTGGTCTTTCTTGCCATGCAGGCTACCGACCGCGGTGTAGCCTCCGGGCCGACCTACGAGATTTCAGCCAGCTTCAGCAATGTCGGAGGTCTCAAGCCGCGTGCAAAAGTCAGCATGGGCGGAGTCACCATCGGCATGGTCGAAAGCATTGGCCTGGACCCGGACACCTTCGACGCCCGCGTGGTCATGCGCATCAGCGAGCGCTACGACAACCTTCCGGAGGACACCTCTGCCGCGATTCTGACCGCCGGCATTCTGGGTGACCAGTACGTCGGGCTGGAGCCCGGTGGTTCACCCGAATCACTACGCGACGGCGATAAAATCATGATCACCAATTCCGCTGTTGTGCTCGAACAGCTCATCGGGCGCTACCTGTTCAACACTGACGGAGACGAACAATGA